The genomic DNA CGCCGCCGACACCGCGCAACTGGGCATGCCGGAAGTGAAGGTCGGCATCCCGTCGGTGATCCATGCCGCGCTGATGCCGCGCCTGATCGGCAATGCGCGCACCGCCTGGATGCTGCTGACGGGCGAGATCTCCGACGCGGCCGAGGCGCTGCAGTGGGGCCTGGTCAGCCGCGTGGTGCCGCTGGCCGAACTGGACCTGGAAGTCGAGCGTGTGGCCGCGCTGCTGGCCGGCTTCGGTCCGGTCGCGGTGCGCCAGCAGAAGCGCCTACTGCGCGAGTGGGAAGACGCGCCGCTTGAGGTCTCGATCGGCAACAGCGTGACCGAGTTCGGCAGCGCCTTCGACACCGGCGAGCCGCAGCAGCACATGGCGGCCTTCCTGAACCGCAAGCGCTGAAGCGCCGACCGGCAGTTACGGCGCCGTCGCCGCCACGGCGCCGCCTTCGCGCGTGGCCACCACGCGCGGATCGTTGAGCAGGAACTGCGCAAAGGCCTCGGCAAACGCGGGCAGCTTGCCGTCGGCGCGCACGATCAGACTCAGT from Cupriavidus taiwanensis includes the following:
- a CDS encoding enoyl-CoA hydratase — its product is MSTLLQEPHAGVEIDARGIATVTIREAGSLNILSTPVIASLTRALEALAAHDALRVLVLRGTGDKGFIGGADIKEMAALDRASAEAFISGLRRLCDAVRHLPVPVIARMPGWCLGGGLELALACDLRIAADTAQLGMPEVKVGIPSVIHAALMPRLIGNARTAWMLLTGEISDAAEALQWGLVSRVVPLAELDLEVERVAALLAGFGPVAVRQQKRLLREWEDAPLEVSIGNSVTEFGSAFDTGEPQQHMAAFLNRKR